From the genome of Trachemys scripta elegans isolate TJP31775 chromosome 2, CAS_Tse_1.0, whole genome shotgun sequence:
GGAAAATCCCTCTGCATCCTGGTCTGAGAagttgttgctgtgactttgaaTAGTAGGTCCCATCTTGTACTGTAAAACTAAAACTCCCGGCACTGTTTAAAATACAATTCTGTCTTGCGGAGTAGATGGGACGTTACAGCATTCAAGGCTTCATTGTGATTTATAGACCTTGTTAAACCATGGTTAGGTCGTCTCTACTATGCAGAGTAAAGCTGTGTTTTAAGCAAATCTGAGATGGCGAGTGTGTGTGTTACAGCATCCAGAAGTGTGATCGGTACTTTACACAACAAATAGAAAGCAAAGTATTTGACCCAAACAGTAACCAATAACATTTTAGATATGCTACAATTAAGGTTAAAAAAACGGGATAGGAAGGTCTGGGATATCAGTTAGCTCATTAACAATCCAGTgtcttaattaaaatatttcttgatACCCTCTTATAGATAATATTATTCAGAAAGTGAAATACCATTTCAACTACACAAGCTGCTCTCAAATGAAGGACAGCCTGGAGAAAATTCAGGAAGAGCTGAAGTTCCATCCTCCTGTGCTTCTGAAACTAGAGGATACAGAGCTGATGAACGGGATGATTAACGGGCACACAGAAGTGCAGATGGGGTCTGGTAAGTTATTGGTATGCaaaattttttttcaatgtcAACAATACAGGTTTCTTCTGATGACTACCTTTTTAAGCCTATGATGAATAGTTAAAAATCCCAGTTGTGTTTTTCTGAAATGAGAAACCCATGTTAACATATATAAACCTCAGACAAATAGTTCTTGTTCAAGGCTAGCTTTTTCATCATCATGAAGAGGACATAAACTGTTGTGTTATAGCAGATACATAATGAAACTAATGAAGTACTTATAGTAGTTCATCTTTAACCATAAATCATTTTCTCTATGGAAGTTCGTTATGACTGGAATTACGAATTGCACATTCCCTTGCATTTAAGCAAGTTGaggctttaattttcttttaagagaAAGAGCTTCATTATATCGTTTGTTCCATAAACAAAGACCCAAAATATATTTCCAGTCTAGAAGATTTATTTTAGCTTAAAGGAGAAAATGATTCAAAGAATAAATATCTCTGAGACCACAGGGTGATGTCTCACTTAAGATTATCCATCTTGAATTGTTTCACGGCATTTcacctttccctcttccccagtAGCCAGGCAAGATAACAGCTTACATTTAAAGTTGCTGtaagtaaaaaacagaattaaagcTATCTTACAGTTATGATAAACATCTACCTAAATATCATATTGAGGTTTCACATATCTAACATTGTATAacaaacactttaaaatgtatCTGTTTTTCAGTATCATCTTACTATGCAAAAACTTAGAATACAGCTTCACTTGCCTCTTTCAGGGTGAATCTGTAGGgctaacaaaaaaaccccattgttttatttataaacaaagcAGATTTGATTGGCAAGTTATATTagtgatcagttttcagaatcacATGTGAAGGGACAATATCTTATGACTTGCCAGGCTTAGAAATACTTTGAACTAGTACAGATGCTTTCAAGACCAGTAAATATTTCCACGCTAGACCTGAACAAATGATCAGAACTAAATATTCAGTTCTCATAACCTCCATATTCTTTATTACTTACTTCCGTTTTCCATCTAGTTTTGTACCTCTGGCTCTTTTCAGTGGGCTAACCCAGATACTCACTCATACATATTGTTTCATCCTTATTGTAAGAACCATTTTCAGCCTCCTCTATCTACCGCTGCTTGACTCCGCTTTTCTGGCTTTTGTCTGGATCTCAGTCTTTCATTTTCTGTCATTAACAGAAGCAGTGGCTGAATCCCATTCTACTGCCTCCAAAATTTGCTTGTTCTTTCTTAGAAGAGAACTAAGActttatctacactacagctatACTAGTCAGGAAACTTAGTGACAACACAAAGGCAGGGGATCTGATTACAATAAGGTTGAAAGATATAGTAGAGACAGGACCTAATCATGTCCTCGTAAACAGGTAAAAATGTGTACTGTCCAAGGCTTTAGTCTTGTCACAGGGAGGTGGTTAGTTCCTATCTACACTTTGTAACCATATTGTGACCAGATCCTCTGACTCCCTATTTCTAATGTAGGAAAGGTGAGCATAGTCTAGCCATCTCCTCCCGATCTACTCTGGCCAGAGAGAACCCCTTTTGCACCGTGGTAAAGAACAATGCTTGAACCCACTTCTTGCTAGCAAGGTGCTAGCATTGTTCCTTTGGTCAGTGTTGTCGCCATTGTCTTACTGGAAAGCGTAACTCCTATCTTGACGGTGTTTATATAGCAGGTGAAGTTCTGGAAGAGACTGGGCCCTTAAGAAATGTTGTAAATAGTTGATGTGGAGAGGAGAGAACATTTCCAACCTAGACAGATACAGAAATGGTATTTATGAAATGGAAAAACATCTTGTCCTAATTGTCTGGTAAACACGGTAATAAGCTATGCAGCATTGTGTTCTCCTCAATGAACACCACAAGTCTCCTGAACAGCTTTACAGGTTGTATTTAAAGCATAATTATGTTTTCTTAAGATGAGATCTTAATACAAGTgtttttcagatttaaaatacctcacttatttttaaatggaaatgtctGAGTCTAATTTCATACTGCTAAAGATCATGCATTGACTTGGAGCTCTCTTTCAGCCTTATTTCTCTGCTTGGCTCCTTGGCAGCCAACTATTTGTACAATGCCCTGAGGAAATAGCCATTACTGTTTGCTGCAAATTCCATTCTATCTCCAGTTAAATAGGCTGAGGGAATCAGTTTGGAAAAAATCTTGAGTGAAACTTCTGCCCGTTACTTAGTGAACGGTTTTGCGGGATTGTATAGTCCCCTGGAGAAATGCACAAACTGCTGCTGCTAAAGACGGAACAAACTCCGATTCTCCAAGGCCAGGTCCACACAATTTATGTACCAACTTAACTATTTCCGTTATGGGTGTGATTTTGAAATCGCTACATCAGTACTACCCCTAATGTGGTTGTAGTTATACTGGGATAAGGATACTTATACTGACCTGGTTTATTCTCTTAAATATGGGAATAAGCCATACCACTGTAAGTGGTACAGCTTTTATGAGTGGGTAATGCCTAAGACTTTATATaggaataaaatgaaatgaaaacttttgTCTTGGGGTATAAAGTCCGAAATAAACCAACCCCAGATGATCAGGCATAGCAATCTCCACTCTTTTTTTCTCCCATGATATTAACGCTTATTGCCTCCTGTATAGAACTTCTAATTTGTAAATTTTCCAAACTTTTCTTCATCATATTCAAGTCTCAATATGTTGCTTCCATAGTTTCTCACTGGGGACTGGAAGCTGGTGATATGCTTACTTCAAGCAGGGAAGAATGACTCTTATTAGTTATTGACAAttcctgtttgttttaaagtgaaaCACTGATTGACTCTGAAGTGAATCTTGGCaacgtatttatttatttgacacaTGCTGTCTGGTCAAGCCAAGCTGCGGCATTCTTATTAACGATGTTCCAGGCACgaagacctccaggaagttgtcattttgcagtcctcaacaaTGTGTCATAGTTTGTGGCTGCCCACACTGACATAGTGGACTGTCTGTAAAATACCACTGAAATTTCactgcagcacaaattccatgtccAGCACGAAACTGGTCCAGAAGGCTCCATTGCCTTGATGGTAAATCAAACCCAGGATGACATTGAGTGGGGTCCAagacaagataattatttgtcactttctcAGCAGACCATGGCGCTCACCACATGTCCTCTACCGTAAATCCCTCACCTGGTAAACTTATCTACAACGGCCAATGTGAGGGTAGATGATCATGTGGTGGATTAAACAAGTGGATGTGGCATATCATGGAGAGTCCTCATGAGCTTTGCTTCGCTCTCCTCTCTGCAAACACTGAGTGAAGAATATTGCAGAGAACCAGTAACCCTGGTAGAGGAGTAGATTTAAGTGGCCTGAAATAATTCCACCATGCGTATTAAGTAGTATGTCAATCATCTTTGTGAGAGACAAGTGAGCCCATACTGGAGTGCAATACTCTGCTGCTGAATAACAGAGTGCCACGGCTGAAGTGCGTAATGTTTGGGCTTTGGCACCCCATGTCATTCCGGCCAGTTTTCTGTGCAGGTTGCTGTGTTTTGACCTTAGTCGCTTTCTTTATAAAATGGTCATGATATGTGAGTTCTATCCAATGTAACGCCTAGATAGACCAGGTGTGAATCATGCTTTATTCGCTGACCATTGAGAGCTATATTCAGCTCTCTGCCCACTTGTGCATGATGGAAGTGGAAAACACTCAACACAGTCTTACTTCCACTTGGTATCAGGCGCAACCGATGACAATCGGTCATAGCCACCATATCTGCGTTTAGAACACTCTCTTAGGTATGTCAAAGGCACGTGACTGAGTGCCAAGGCACATGTCGTCTGCATGAACAAACTTGGCAACTTGCAATCACGGGATAGCTAGACGAGGGAGGGAGAATCAATGCTCTTTTCGGGAGAATTGTGTGGGGGAGGAATATGCACTAAAAACTTAATCCTTCAAGAGTAATGTACAGTAAACTATGTGTGCAGATCATTGAGAAAATAAAACCTGCTGGTGCTGCTTATTGGACTAAACGCTGTTCAGTGAGTCACTTAGATGTTAAATTTCATTGCTGTTTTTTATTATGCAACGTTCTATTTAAATGACTGAGATACCTGcaccgttgatttcagtggaaacttTTATACACTAATGTTGCATGATGCTGGCATATTGCATAACAAGATTAATGTGACTGCTGCCACAGCAATGGCTGAGATAAAAGCAGGTGTGTGCGGGAGTGCCAATTGAGTTAATTGCGTAGCCATTTATTAGCGCTAATTCACACCGCTGTATTCAAGTTGCATTGAAGCTTGCTGTAAACCTACGTTGTCAAGGAAACCTCAGTTATAGGAAAAgcctttattttaataaaaaaaaaaaaaaaaaaaagaggtgagtGACTTTCCTACTTTAAACTGTTTAGTATCACtgtattaaacagctgctgcattccatcccagcagtggctgcatttcactaaaGAATGAAATGCGATGATACGCATTTACCCTATAGGAGAGCTCCTGTCCTGGGGAGGTGTAATATTTGTACTGCATTTTGAGACAGCTGGATTAAAGGTGCTAGAAAACATACATCATCCTATTTTTGCATCCTTATATTGCTACTAGTATGTATTTTTGAGGTGGAGGAAGATCACTTCTGGTTCTGAGGCCCTTCCAATAAAGGAATTGCTGCCTCTTAACTCCTTGCTCTTGTGTGTTTAAGTCTGATATTAACAAAGTTAATATTTAAACTTATTGTCTGTATAGATTTATATAATGCTCAAATATGTAATTGGGTATTCTGTATTTTTCATGATTGGAATTCCATCCTCTGCTGTTTtataaataagtttctagcccttatgggtATAAGGAAAACCTTGTCTATtttggagtccttgtggcaccttagagactaacacatttatttgggcataagctttcgtgggctaaaacccacttcatcagatgcatggagtggaaaaaacaccacaaaagcttatgcccaaataaattttagtctcaaaggtgccacaaggactcctcgttgtttttgctgatacagactaacacagctacccctctgaaactcgTCTAGTTTGTTTAATCTTCCTGAAGCTGCAATGAGCATAAAATGTTGCTGCACATTATCTCCCCTGCTTGCAGGCTCTTTGCTACCTTAGGAATCCAGTTGCAGCTGCTGAACCGAGACCCAACCTGGTGGAGCggaattctcagctggcataaaagCTAGTGGAGCTACCTCCTGCGCTAGCTGCCTCTGTCCCCCCCGCTTCCCCAGCCATGAGTGGTTGGTGAGGGTGCAATGTGGAGCTCCTCTATGCTACACAGTCTGGGGATAACAGCCAGCTACTGGCTATATCTGGGCTGAGGCCAGAACATCGTAAGAACAGGGGAGACTCCTTGATGACCCGTCTCTTCTTTCTTGCATCTAGGGGATCTTGGTGTAAGAGAGAATTGGAGCCCACTATCTGAGGTGTGAACTTAGCCTACTCATCTCAGTGCTGGAGTTCCTTCTGAAGCCTAAGGGCAGGTTAATGTTGGCAGATAAGGTGCTGAAACCATCGATGTTGGATGTGGGTCCCAGCAGTGCAGCTGTTGTCGAGGGTTCGCTGGGGTCAGGAACTAAAGCTACGTCTACACATCACACCACTTTTGGTGTAGCTGTGCAGAGTGGACACGGTGTGCTTTTCACTGCGGTGAAAGTCTCTGGCAGAGGGCAGGCAGTCTGGAAAGGCTtcagctgctccctgctgccagagcctgtcACTGCAGGGAGGAAGTACTCTAGaaagggggagcagtggggaaatGCTGAGCCTTTTCCTTCTGCTGGTGCCTTTCTCCGCTGCAGGGAAGGGCTTCAGCAGTGGGGAGCTACTGGAGCCTTTCCATGCTACCtccttgctgctggagcctttccctgcagtgtGGAAGGGCTCTGCAGTAGGACGCTGCAATGTAGGTGGGAGGCACAGCTTGGCCCAGTAGAGAACATGTCTATGCTGCTATAGATGCCCGTGCTGGAAGGCCTATGCACGTATGTATACTACATGCTGCCAAAAGAATcctgcagtgtagatgcatccTAAGAGTTAAAGCCCCTTTCCATCCCTATGTGTAAAGTCCTCTCTGCCCACAAGGAGCAGCAAAGAGGAGATACTTCCCCTCTCAGTGTCAAAAGCTGTAACTGCTTCTTGGGTGCCAAAACTGTAAGCCACCTGCCATGACTTTTGGATGCCAAAACCTCCGGCTTTTCTGCTGACAAGGAAGTGAAGTGTCTGCAATACAAAAATCTGTAGCATGCTGACAATTGAAAATTTAGGTGTGGCATAAAATAAGTGACACTTAATATCCAggttacagagtagcagccgtgttagtctgtatccgcaaaaagaacaggagtacttgtggcaccttagagactaaggcttggtctacactacccccctaattcgaactaaggtacgcaacttcagctacgtgaataacgtagctgaagttcgaagtaccttagttcgaattagttcgaacttaccttggtccacacgcggcaggcaggctcccccgtcgactccgcggtactcctctcggcgagctggagtaccgcagtcgacggcgagcacttccgggttcgacttatcNCTGGtttgggactgggggtggggtggtagaGGCTAGGGCTCTGCCCCCCCCATGGACTCTATTGAAACAACAttcctgatttctgtgctaacaagatcAGTCCTACGCTGTGTTCCCATTGATGAATAAACCTCCTGTGTCACACTTCTGGCTGAGTCCCTGTGACtgcggagtgggggtgcagggccctttgGGGGGGGTGAGGGTCCCCAGGTGTCCCTTCCAGGTGGACTCACAGCAGGGAGCTTACAGGGTGAACAGGGGGCTGAACGCTCCGAGATCGGCTCCAGGAAGTGCCGAAGCTGAAGATGCTTCTTGCTCTGGTGGAAGGGCCCCTGCAGAGAGACTTGTTACACCAGAGTCTGGGCTGACCCTCATACAGATCAGTTCCAGAGCAACCAAACTGTGACTCCATGACAGCGGAAAAGGCTCGTTTGCTCTCAGGGTGGGCTGGGAGAGGAGACAAAGGTATGAAGGGAGTTCGGATCCTTCAAAAGGACTGGCCAAGGCAGGCCCTGTATCAATGGAAAAGCATAGAAGACAATGGCAAGCCGTCAGCAGGACGCGGCTGCGCCCCAGAGCGGGATTTCCCCACCTCTCCACagggatgcatccgaagaagtgggctgtagtccacgaaagcttatgctctaataaatttgttagtctctaaggtgccacaagtactcctgttctttttacttaatATCCAGATGCATAATACAATCAGTCCATTAGCACTTGCATCAGTCAGTCCATTAAAAATCACTTCAGTTTATTGGTAGCTGCTGTGGAATTTCCAGGTGCCCTGAGAATTCAGCAATGGAGTGGAACAGAAACTGTGGGCGCCTTGCAACAAAATTAAAGTCCATCTTGCCAGAGTGTACACAAGGCCTTGAATATACAGCCCACAATTCGACTGAATTTGAGTTACCTTATAAAAAGGAATGAAGCatcatatatactcgttcataaaccgacttttagtaaaaaagggaagcaccagagacaggggtcggcttatgaaccggtatagagagggagaggtgggacacagcccctctccccaacagagggagcaaggagaggcagcagagccagaagggaagaggtggggccagagtctctccacttctggccacgctgctctcccccccagcctccgaagcagctgcagctctggggttggcaggctgcagccatgccactcGGCCCCgctccccagagcaggctgtggccgtgccGTCCGGCCCCGCCTACTGGAACATGCTGTGGCTGCGCCACCCGGtctggcctgctggagcagctctagccaggtcagagacatcttccccagataaggtgggaagggatgggatggggagagtgtgggggtcccacgctaggggtggggtcatgtggggtgTGGTCACAGGGTTTACTCCTCTGACTCCTAgcttctctccccccaaaaaagttccccaccagttgctttcctggcccatcagggtaagcagctggcacgccgggacactttgggtttacttaggtttacatccgtgcctgcggacgctcgaggtaaacaaaccatctcggcccatcagcagcttatcctgatgggccgggagccaaagtttgctgacccctgaattatcgggtcggcttatgaactggttataaaaaatttccatttttacttatcaaTCTTGGGGAGgcggggttggcttataaacgaaccggcttatgatcaagtatatacggtaattggaattaattttcagtagtctcttttttttttttttttaattgtctgaaGCCCCTACCTACAGAATGCAACCTGTGACTCCTTTGGGGATTCTGTCCCTTGTTCTCAACATCATGTGTGGGGCTTTGAACCTCATTCGAGGAGTTCATCTAGCAGAGTATTCTTTTCAGGTAACCTTTTATTGACTTTTGAGTTGTAGTGTGGTATCAGGGAGGGGAGGATTAGAGTTATATAAGTATTCGATCATTGGTGGTTATTGCACACCATAACTCTTCAAGTTATGCTTTGTTTATCCGGAGAGCTTGATTCGGATGAAGGAATATACTTCATGCACTCTGATCTGTCAGAGCCTAAATTTTTTGAGCTTCAGGGCATGTTGCAAAATCTTTTTTCCCTGGAGGGAGTGGAGTGATGTAGTTCATTTGAAAGGTGGAGGAGAATCTTACTTTTGACATCCTGGAAGGGTTTTATGTGGACATATTGTCCCActttaaaatgtctgttttgaTAAATTGCATGTGTTTCTTCAGATGGTGCATTTTTATACCATTTAGAAAATGTATTGTGGAATCAGCATAAAgtacctctttaaaaaaaaaaaaatctaaatcatTTAGTGTtttgcagtttttattttgtggCATAAATTGATCTATACATCTCAATTTCCAGTATTTTGTTCAATGAATATTGATTTAACTCCAGTCTGACTTTGTAGTCTGAAATTATGATAGTCTCATTCTACTGTGGTACTAAGTACTTCTATAGAATGTACCTATATAAAATGTCAAGCAGCACTTTGCGTCAACTAAAActcagtaacttttaaaaaactcttcTTTATCTTCTGCAAACAGGAAGACTACGAGGGAACTGGAAATGTAATAgcatttctcctttcttttctagCCTGCATTTTTCAGGTATGTTAAATTTAGCTATTGTGCTCTGGCACTCTTCCTGCATTTTTCATCTGCTGCGCTGCATCTAACAAACATTTGTTGAGTATGATCAGTGAGCAGAATAGGAGACTCAGAAGCACATTGGCTgttcactgggtgaaattctgcgtTTGGATGCATACATGACACAGGAGCAAAAATTGGCCATTGGGTAGAGTCAATGTACAAATGGAGCCTTCACATTTCTAACCCATTATGCATCTATTGACTAATCGCTCCTCTCAACCCCTCAGCTGTAGGTTTATCTATCCCCTTCATTGTACAGATCTCTCAAGAACTATTCTGGTTTAAAGTAGCCCCCACATAAACCACTAGTTAAATGAAAACTCCCCAAAGCAGCAATAGATATGCTTTGTGCTATTCCGGCATTGTAGCGTTTTCTCTAACCGCTTGAAAGAGCGGGGTCGTACAAACTTCAAAAGCCTTGAGCcatcattttaattatattaactAGTTTTAAAACTCTTTCACACTTAAACATTTTCTAAAGAGAATCCTTAAGATACTGTAGCACAATCCTTGTTTTTCCATTGTCTCACTGCCATAATGTATAACGAGTCACCAGAATTGTTTGTGAATCTGAGACAAATCCAGGGCCTGCTAAGTTTTATTccaactctgccattgactcagtgCAGCCTTGAATAAATCTCAACTTGTCAGCCTTCGTctttctatctgtaaaatgacaaTTACGCACTGTAGCGGGGGGGGCTTGGCTCCTGCCCCTGTTGTGCTGACAAAGTCAGTCCAAGGCCCTGGGCTTCAGTAACCACTGGTGCCGTTTATTTACAAGTTGTGCTCCCACCGTCTTTTCACCATACACCGCTTGGGTTCTAGTGTCTGCGCCCAGGAGGGAAGAGCTATCGCTCTGCTTCCActccctcgctcctcccccccggcttccttcctcccagccttttATATAGCCCCAGGATAACTGGGCGGGCAGCTGTCTCCCAATTAGTTGCAGGTTTTCTCTAGCCAGCTCCAATTTACATCCCTTAATGGGGGCTGGCGTGACAGAGGGCTGAGTCAGCAATTCTTGCCCAACACCCTGCCACATGCACATCTGTTTACTTTACAAAATGGCTTTTATGTCACATTACTGTGTATTTGACCATTGTTCTTGCATTCAGAATCTCCTCTCTTTTTGCCAATAAACAATCCTGAGGTCATATATGAAGATCCTTTTGCATTGCAGTCATGTTGGATTTTGCAATGGACTCCTAGTCAGTAGGCAAAAGGAATTGCTGATGTTAATGGTGTAACTTATGCATCAGGTGTGAGCAGTAAAGTAGTGTAACTTGCACTGATCTGGCATTTGATGGAGTGCAAAAATATGTTACTGCAATTTAATACTACCTGTGGACCAGTTCTGGCATAAACAGGCGCAACTCACACAAAGATTTGTAACTTACGTTCTACACAGCGGCGGCTCCAGCCACCAGTGTTccaagccgtggggggcgccctgccggtccctgtgaggccggcagtcaggcagccttcggtggcttgCCTGTGGGGGAGGTCCACCatcccgtggattcggcggcaggtacgtcgaaggcgcgggaccggcggacctcccacaggcatgccgccgaatccacgggaccggggacctcccgcaggcatgctgccaaaggcagcctgcctgccgtgcttggggcggcaaaaaagctagagctgcccctggttcTACACATCACTGCTGAACTTGGCTTAGAGACAAATCTCGGTGGGAGTTGGTCCTGTTTCCAGGCTGTTTTTAGCATGAGCATGGCCCAATATCAAATCTACTTCTTTAATAGCATGTGCAGCCCTCATCTCCTCATTCTTTTAAGGTAGCTACCAGATAATTATTTCTTCTTGCATTATTTCAAATGGTAACCGAAACCCCCTTCCTTCTCTGAGAGCTTCGCAAGAATTTGAGTCGTCTTTTGTGCAGTATAGTGGAAGAACAAGCATTCATGCTTGGCATTCCTTAGAGCTTTGGCATATTCATTTTCTAAATTATGTTCTTGGTTTTCTGATTCACATGGACATAATGGATGAGTTTTCATGTCTAAACAAGTCAACGTACAAATGAACAGCAGTCATCCTGATTTCAGGGTCATGTGGTGCTTGAATTGAGCTCAATTATTTGAGGAACTTGGACTTTGGACTGAAAATGGGCAAAACTACATGctccaatttatttaaaaataagtctTGAAATTTTTAAACTGTATCATCTGGATTGGCTGAACCCCtgttttaggggggaaaaaaattcaacattGCTATTTAGTCTTGTCTTTGGACACTAACCTTCGTTGCTAAAATAGAGGAATTCTAGACTATaacaaattaacatttaaaatattaaatgctttaaaaacctTGCTGTTTGCCCAGCTCAGCCTTTCCTCAAATGAGGAGTTACTTTAGACACGCTCTCAAATCTACAGCGGAAAGAGCCAATATAGTTATCGTGTATAAAATGCCACATTGGTTTCTACATAATCTAAGGTTTAATCAGAAGGTCAAGTTGTGTTCTGTCACTCCAGCCACTCAATTCCACTGACTTAAGTGAAGTAGCACGaatatgagggcagaatttgacccttgtTAAATAGTAATTACAGGCTTGATACAGTGCATCTTGGCTGTAAAGTGCCAAATGCAGCTCTGTGATAAATGAGTCTTGGCACAGAGATGACTGGTTTCCAAGAGGGGTGAAGTATTATTTCTTCCAGGAGCTGAGGTCTTGGATTTAGGCTTGTGCATCATTGCCCTTTGAAAACCTGACCAAATGTAAAATAGCAGAATTGCATCAAAGTTTTTATAATTGGCATAAAGATCAAGTTCTAAGTGTGTATACAACTCCAGACCTCTTGCAAAAATGTAAATTAGTGAAGTATCACTTTCAGTATTTCTGTGTGGTGATTAATATGCGAGAAATATTTAGAAAACTATTTGCCATGTTAAGTTACCCTAGGCTGATAATGAAATGTACCTTTAATATCTGATTTGGTTTTGTCCAATCACAGAATTTCAGAAACTTAGTATTCTGGACTTAGTCTTTTATTGTACCACATG
Proteins encoded in this window:
- the SEC22C gene encoding vesicle-trafficking protein SEC22c isoform X1, whose product is MSMILFACVVRVRDGLPLSASTDFHLNQDFLECRKRLKALSLILAQYPARGTATGRGFSIHFHSSGDIACMGICTSSCPTVMAFCFLEELQWKFSASYDSTSISLATRPYAFLEFDNIIQKVKYHFNYTSCSQMKDSLEKIQEELKFHPPVLLKLEDTELMNGMINGHTEVQMGSAPTYRMQPVTPLGILSLVLNIMCGALNLIRGVHLAEYSFQEDYEGTGNVIAFLLSFLACIFQVC